A genomic stretch from Shewanella sediminis HAW-EB3 includes:
- the oxyR gene encoding hydrogen peroxide-inducible genes transcriptional activator OxyR, translating to MKHLPSLKNLFYLVNLHHEQNFNRAAKICHVSQSTLSSGIQNLEEQLGHQLIERDHKSFIFTAIGEEVVQRSRKLLTDVDDLVELVKHQGEPMTGDIRLGCIPTIAPFLLSRVVKHCQKSYPDLTLFLKEDTTERLLDALGKGELDLLLLALPVDTSGYHSMKVGIDPFKLVVHEELADELHEPLDFNSFPDESIFLLQAEHCITGHAITACQLGDSAKVNPFAATSLHTLVQMVNSKLGTTFLPQMAIDAGILNDTELSVMQPPGDAPYRDIGLVWRQTSSRILTFRTLGLAIQNLLEGREE from the coding sequence ATGAAACACTTGCCTAGTTTAAAAAACCTCTTTTATTTGGTTAACTTACATCACGAGCAGAACTTTAATCGGGCTGCAAAAATATGCCATGTGAGTCAATCGACACTCTCTAGTGGCATTCAAAATCTGGAAGAGCAGCTAGGGCACCAGTTAATTGAACGAGACCATAAGTCCTTCATTTTTACGGCGATTGGTGAAGAAGTTGTTCAAAGGTCGAGAAAGTTACTCACCGATGTCGATGATCTCGTCGAGTTAGTGAAGCACCAGGGAGAGCCGATGACCGGGGATATCCGTCTGGGTTGTATTCCTACTATTGCGCCATTTCTATTGAGTCGGGTTGTCAAACATTGCCAAAAGAGTTATCCGGATCTGACTCTTTTTTTGAAGGAGGACACGACCGAACGCCTGCTCGATGCCCTAGGTAAAGGGGAGTTGGATCTACTGCTTCTGGCTCTTCCCGTCGACACGAGTGGTTATCACAGCATGAAGGTCGGCATCGATCCGTTTAAACTTGTGGTACATGAAGAGTTAGCGGATGAGCTTCATGAGCCTTTAGACTTCAACTCTTTCCCTGACGAGAGTATCTTTCTCCTTCAAGCCGAACATTGTATTACCGGTCATGCAATAACAGCCTGCCAGCTGGGTGATAGTGCCAAGGTTAATCCATTTGCCGCGACAAGCCTGCATACTTTAGTGCAGATGGTAAATAGCAAGTTGGGTACTACTTTTCTGCCACAGATGGCCATCGATGCCGGCATATTAAATGACACAGAGTTAAGTGTCATGCAACCTCCGGGTGATGCCCCATATAGAGATATTGGTCTGGTTTGGCGACAGACCTCCAGCCGTATTTTAACCTTCAGAACGTTAGGTTTAGCGATTCAAAATCTGTTGGAAGGAAGGGAAGAGTAG
- a CDS encoding adenylate/guanylate cyclase domain-containing protein, giving the protein MKARIQAKKLIFAIFAWGIAMAAFVFFRYAQAPELPQWATGSVDLATLAIYMGFIFGSLHWMSNLIADFSAINRLPYIFSVIFKGLFLLLGATTLAYITQFLNMWAIENHMATLRQMLTAHILYSPSFQALIIYLVVVRVGLAFIEQMALLVGPRVLLNIGLGKYHKPRYEQRLFLYLDMVASTTHAESLGDYRFSRLIQDSFSLLADTVTNNEAEIYRYMGDAVLIHWPLEDGILKDRSFNIYYEFSQQLNWQRQYFEEQYGFVPKFKAAAHCGQVVAAVVGVQKQEISFFSDVLNTLARLQDQCNPLGQRMLISGALESRIEKDNSLYVLNNLGPIKLKGKQHSTEVYGVSPKRG; this is encoded by the coding sequence GTGAAAGCACGTATACAAGCAAAAAAACTAATTTTTGCGATTTTCGCTTGGGGAATTGCCATGGCGGCGTTTGTGTTTTTTCGATATGCACAAGCACCCGAACTTCCACAATGGGCAACCGGCAGTGTAGATCTCGCCACACTAGCTATCTATATGGGATTCATCTTCGGTAGTTTACATTGGATGTCTAACCTGATTGCCGACTTTAGCGCGATAAACCGACTTCCCTATATATTCTCTGTTATCTTCAAAGGCCTATTCCTTCTGCTTGGGGCGACCACTCTTGCTTATATAACCCAATTCCTGAATATGTGGGCTATAGAAAATCACATGGCCACCTTGAGGCAGATGTTAACGGCTCATATACTTTACAGTCCGTCATTTCAGGCACTAATTATATACTTAGTTGTAGTTAGAGTGGGTTTAGCCTTCATCGAACAGATGGCGCTGTTAGTAGGACCTCGTGTATTACTCAATATTGGCCTTGGAAAATACCATAAACCGAGATACGAACAGAGGTTATTCCTCTATCTGGATATGGTTGCCTCAACGACCCATGCAGAATCATTAGGCGACTATCGATTCAGCCGTTTAATACAAGATAGTTTCAGCCTTCTTGCCGATACTGTAACTAATAATGAAGCCGAAATTTATCGTTATATGGGCGATGCAGTCTTAATACATTGGCCGCTCGAAGACGGGATCCTTAAAGATAGAAGTTTCAATATCTACTATGAATTCAGTCAGCAACTCAATTGGCAACGTCAGTATTTCGAAGAGCAATATGGTTTTGTTCCTAAGTTCAAAGCCGCTGCTCATTGTGGTCAAGTCGTCGCCGCCGTAGTCGGAGTTCAGAAACAGGAGATTAGTTTCTTCAGTGACGTACTCAACACATTGGCGAGATTACAAGATCAATGCAACCCTCTCGGGCAGAGAATGCTTATCTCTGGCGCACTGGAATCCAGAATTGAGAAAGATAACAGCCTGTATGTTCTAAACAACTTAGGCCCGATTAAGTTGAAGGGGAAACAACATTCGACTGAAGTCTATGGTGTTTCTCCTAAACGCGGATAA
- the mutH gene encoding DNA mismatch repair endonuclease MutH, producing the protein MKTTPKPPHSIEELMLRANNMAGLTLGQLADSHGLSTPVNLKRDKGWVGQLIEHELGAIAGSRPEQDFLHLGIELKTIPVDSKGKPMETTYVTVAPLVDIQGLTWENSVVCHKLQTVLWVPVQGERQIPVADRQIGTPILWTPNSDEIALLKQDWEEIMEFISLGQVQQLTARHGEVLQLRPKGANSRSVTQSIAKDGSTTMTNPRGFYLKTQFTQAILARFFG; encoded by the coding sequence ATGAAAACGACACCAAAACCTCCCCATAGTATCGAAGAGCTAATGCTGCGAGCCAATAACATGGCAGGCCTGACATTGGGTCAACTCGCCGACTCACACGGTTTATCTACCCCAGTCAATTTGAAAAGAGATAAAGGTTGGGTTGGCCAACTCATCGAACATGAACTCGGCGCCATTGCCGGCTCAAGGCCTGAACAGGACTTCCTGCATCTGGGCATCGAGCTTAAAACGATCCCTGTCGATAGTAAGGGAAAGCCAATGGAAACGACCTACGTGACCGTCGCTCCCTTAGTCGACATTCAAGGCTTAACCTGGGAAAACAGCGTGGTGTGCCATAAACTCCAAACTGTTCTTTGGGTGCCGGTACAAGGTGAAAGGCAGATACCTGTGGCTGACAGGCAAATTGGAACACCGATACTCTGGACACCGAACTCAGATGAGATCGCACTTTTAAAGCAGGACTGGGAAGAGATAATGGAATTTATCTCGCTGGGGCAAGTTCAACAGCTGACCGCAAGACATGGAGAAGTGCTTCAACTTAGACCTAAGGGAGCAAACAGTCGCTCCGTCACACAAAGTATTGCTAAGGATGGCTCTACGACTATGACCAATCCAAGGGGGTTCTATCTGAAAACCCAGTTTACACAGGCTATTCTCGCGCGTTTTTTTGGTTAA